The Synechococcus sp. BL107 nucleotide sequence ACGCAGATCACCAACCTCACCACGTTTGCAAGCTTCGGGCCATGGGGTGAGATGTTGATCGGCGGTTTGATGGGGATGGGCTCTGGCTTGATGGGCAGCTATGCAGCGGCCGCCAGCGTGAATTCCGATAACGACGATGGCGTGCGCATCCTGCGCAACCGTCGAGACGAAGGGAGCTGGCTTGTACTTCTCGAAACGCCGAATGGCATCGAACCCCCATGGCAGGTAGTGCAACGAAGCAATCCCCAACAGGTGGTGCGTCTCAACGACCTATGACCCTCTTGCAAGACGAGCTCCTCGCAGGGGCAGAAGATCCTGAGGGACTCAAGCGACTGATCCAGCTGGCTGATCAAGTGGTGCGCACCTGGCAACCGGCGTGGAGCCCGTTCCTTGGGGCTCGACTTCAAGAGGAGGCCCTCGCACGCCTGAACAACTTGAGTGAAATTGGCTGGCACCGTGATGGGGGTTATCCAGGGGCCGAACGCTGCAGACTCCTTTGCCATCGACGCGACCAAATGGGGGAGGCTGACGCGTGTGCTCCCGCTTATGGCCTTCTTATTGAGGGCAACTTTCTATTCGACCCCCTCAGTCCGCAAGACATTCGCAACGCCTTACAAGAGCTAGGAGCGGCACCGGATCAAATCGGAGATCTCTGGGTTCGAGGAGACCGAGGGGGGCAAGGGCTTTGTACTCCAGAGAGCGCAGCACAACTCCACGAACAATGCGGTCGCGTGCGTGATGTCGACATCCGGTGCGAAGCCCTAGCGATCGAAGCGCTCCACCTCCCGGCCCAACGCACCCCCCGAATCCTGCAAACCGTGGAGGCCTCCTGTCGGATTGATGCGATTGCATCCGCAGGTTTTGGTCTTTCAAGAGCCAAAATTGTCGGCCATATCAAAGCTGGACGGTTGCGCATGAACTGGCATGACGTGCGTCAGGCCAGTCGAGAGTTGGGAGTCGGTGACCGCCTCCAGCTGCAAGACCGAGGGGCCCTGGAGGTGCTCTCGCTCACTCGGACCAAACGTGAGCGCTGGCGGGTCGAACTCAGACGCAGTTAGGGCGCACTCTGGCTGCTACTCTCCATTCCGATCAACACAAGCCATTGAAGGTTTTTTGTTGGTTAATGGGGGCGATTAGCTCAGGGGTAGAGCACTACATTGACATTGTAGGAGTCACTGGTTCAAATCCAGTATCGCCCATTTCCCTTTAGGGGACTGAGGTTTCGATGGCATTCACGATCGTCGTTGGACTTGGACGATCCGGTCTTGGTGCTGCCCGCCTCTTACATCATCAAGGTCAAGCCGTTGTTGTTCTGGAGCGCGGTGAGGGCCCTGACCAAACATCCTGTGCGGCACAACTTCGAGCGGAAGGCATTGAAGTTGAGTTGGGCATTCCCCTCGAAATCAACAGTTTTGAACCCTGGCGTTCTGATCTGACCGCTGTGGTGATTGGACCGGGTATTCCATGGGATCACCCAACCCTTGAAATCCTTCGCCAGGAGGGTGTTCAAGTCCGCGGGGAGATCGAGCTGGCTTGGGATGCCCTCAATGACATCCCTTGGGTCGGTATCACGGGAACCAATGGCAAAACCACGGTCACCCACCTCCTCAGTCACGTGCTGGAGCAAGCCGGACTCCGGGCCCCCATGGGGGGGAACATGGGCGTTTCAGCGGCGGAGATGGCGCTGAAAATCAAAACGGGGGACTTGCTTAGGCCGGATTGGCTGGTGATGGAACTCAGCAGTTACCAAATCGAAGCAGGCCCGACCTTGGCGCCCAGCATCGGCATTTGGACAACGCTCACTCCGGATCACCTCGAACGCCATGGAACACTCGAGGCCTACAGAGCGATTAAACGCGGACTGCTTCAACGCTCCAGCCTGGCCATCTTCAATGGGGATGATGCCGATCTCAACGCCCATCGCTCATCCCTCAAAAGTGGGATTTGGGTTCAAACAGCGACCCCTTGCCCTGACGACCAGCCTGCAGATTTTTGGATTGATGACGCCGGAACGATTCAAGCGAGAGAAAGCGGCGCGATGTTTCCTGCCGATGCCTTGGCGATGCCAGGTGCCCACAATCGTCAAAACCAGCTGTTGGTAACAGCTGCCGCCATACAGATCGGCCTCAATGCTGAGCAAATTGCCCAAGGCTTCAGGAGCTTCCCCGGTGTGCCCCACCGCCTCGAGCGACTCGGATCCACAGCATCTGCCGACGTTTTTAATGACAGCAAGGCCACCAACTACGACGCGGCTGCGGTCGGCCTGCAAGCCATGGCAGGAACAGTTGTGGTTTTGGCGGGGGGCCAGACCAAACGCGGTGACGCCACAGGCTGGCTGACCGAACTGAAATCGAAGGCTTGTGCGGTGGTGTTGTTCGGAGCTGGGGCGGAGGAGTTGGACGCCCTGATCCGTCAGTCCGACTATCAGGGACAAGTACACCGCTGCAACGATCTGAAGGCTGCCGTAGCGATTGCCGTTCAGGCAACATCCGAGCTGCAAGCCACCAGCCTGCTGCTTTCACCAGCCTGCGCGAGTTTCGATCAGTACCAAGACTTCGAAGCCCGAGGCGATCATTTCCGCGACTTGATGCAGGCCCACATTCGAGTGGCGTGAAACAAATCGAGCATCTTTACTGGCAGTCCACCAGAGAGAACTCAAAATAAAGTGACTTGATTGTGGTTTGTGGCCTTTTGGCTGATGAAAAGCGAACCCGATGCCTACGGCATCGATGATCTTCGCCGTGAGGGATCGACCCTCTGGGATGGCATTCGCAACTATCAGGCCCGCAATTTCATGCGCAGCATGAGCGTGGGGGACCAAGCTTTTTTTTATCACTCCAACTGCAAACCACCAGGAATTATTGGCTTGATGGAAGTCGTGGAAACGCAATTGGTCGACCCAACCCAATTTGATTCCGCCGCTAAGTATTTCGACCCCAAATCCAATCCAGATCAACCGCGATGGGACTGTGCTCGACTTCGTTTTCTTGGCAAATTTGACGAACTCCTCAGCCTTGATCAGCTGCGCGCCTCCTACAACGAAGAGCAACTGCCTGTGATCAAACGGGGGAATCGACTTTCCATTTTGCCTGTCCCGACCACGACTGCAGAAGACCTGCTGGATCGGCTTGGCCCTCTCCACTGACCTTCCCCTGATCACCCTGCTTCCACGAGCCTGGATCGGCTTTGGAAAAGCCCCATGGCGCTGCGTTGGGTTGGCAGCTCTCACCTTGATCTGTGCGATCGGTCCCGCCGTCGTAGCCCAAGACCTGCGGGCGATCTCCAGACCAGGGGTTGCCCGGCTCGGAGACATCGCTGTGCTGATCAGCCTTGGACTGCCAGTGTTTCCCCTACTGGGCTTACTGCGATTAGCCGATCAGCTCTTGCCAGCCCCCCTTGAACCAAGGCCACCCCAACGGCTTAAAACCCTCCTGAGCCAAGCCCTGGTGTTGGTGGCCATCGAGCTTTTTCTGCTGCTGGCGGGTTTAGGCCTAATTCAGTGCCTGAGTTGGGCCGTCGGACAAGTCAGCACAACCCTGGCGGGCTTGATTGTGATCCTTGGAGCTCTGATCGTTGGAGCCGGCCTCTTCACCCAGGTGCTGTCCTTACCGCTGCTGGTTCATCACCGCTGCAGAGCCCTTCAAGCCATGAACCGGAGTCGACGTCTTGTTCAACACAACAGCTTGAAGATGCTCGCCGTTTTCGGTTTGCTGCTGGGCATTAATGCGCTGGGTCTGATGGGAGCAACCCTCGGACTGTTGCTGAGCTTGCCCTTCAGCGCCCTTGTCCTGATGGCTTGCTGTCGGCCTCAAGCCCCGTGGAGAAGAGATTCACGACGAAACATATTCCCCACATAAACCCGGGTTATTTCGCGGGACTCGAT carries:
- a CDS encoding photosystem II S4 domain protein is translated as MTLLQDELLAGAEDPEGLKRLIQLADQVVRTWQPAWSPFLGARLQEEALARLNNLSEIGWHRDGGYPGAERCRLLCHRRDQMGEADACAPAYGLLIEGNFLFDPLSPQDIRNALQELGAAPDQIGDLWVRGDRGGQGLCTPESAAQLHEQCGRVRDVDIRCEALAIEALHLPAQRTPRILQTVEASCRIDAIASAGFGLSRAKIVGHIKAGRLRMNWHDVRQASRELGVGDRLQLQDRGALEVLSLTRTKRERWRVELRRS
- the murD gene encoding UDP-N-acetylmuramoyl-L-alanine--D-glutamate ligase yields the protein MAFTIVVGLGRSGLGAARLLHHQGQAVVVLERGEGPDQTSCAAQLRAEGIEVELGIPLEINSFEPWRSDLTAVVIGPGIPWDHPTLEILRQEGVQVRGEIELAWDALNDIPWVGITGTNGKTTVTHLLSHVLEQAGLRAPMGGNMGVSAAEMALKIKTGDLLRPDWLVMELSSYQIEAGPTLAPSIGIWTTLTPDHLERHGTLEAYRAIKRGLLQRSSLAIFNGDDADLNAHRSSLKSGIWVQTATPCPDDQPADFWIDDAGTIQARESGAMFPADALAMPGAHNRQNQLLVTAAAIQIGLNAEQIAQGFRSFPGVPHRLERLGSTASADVFNDSKATNYDAAAVGLQAMAGTVVVLAGGQTKRGDATGWLTELKSKACAVVLFGAGAEELDALIRQSDYQGQVHRCNDLKAAVAIAVQATSELQATSLLLSPACASFDQYQDFEARGDHFRDLMQAHIRVA
- a CDS encoding EVE domain-containing protein: MKSEPDAYGIDDLRREGSTLWDGIRNYQARNFMRSMSVGDQAFFYHSNCKPPGIIGLMEVVETQLVDPTQFDSAAKYFDPKSNPDQPRWDCARLRFLGKFDELLSLDQLRASYNEEQLPVIKRGNRLSILPVPTTTAEDLLDRLGPLH